A window of the bacterium genome harbors these coding sequences:
- a CDS encoding nucleotidyltransferase family protein — protein MKIEEKLKRLKEIKADIQKSYFIKQIGVFGSYIRREEESESDLDILVEFYKPIDIFKFMELERFLSQELNIKVDLVSKKALKPFIGREILKEVVYV, from the coding sequence ATGAAGATAGAAGAAAAACTTAAAAGATTAAAAGAAATAAAAGCAGATATTCAAAAGAGTTACTTTATAAAACAAATTGGAGTATTTGGTTCATACATTAGAAGGGAAGAAGAGTCTGAGAGTGATTTAGATATTTTGGTTGAATTCTACAAACCAATAGATATTTTTAAATTTATGGAATTAGAAAGATTCCTCTCTCAAGAATTAAATATTAAAGTAGACCTGGTAAGTAAAAAGGCTTTGAAACCTTTTATAGGAAGAGAGATTTTAAAGGAAGTAGTGTATGTCTAA